ATATAACAACTCTATAGAGTTACTGCCTAGGAGTGTCAAAATTCAAGCTACCATAACAGAGCAGTTCAATATAAAGTTACTCAGCCTGTTTTTGCCACACTCAAGAGGCCTCCAAAGCAATTCTTCAGCTTCAGAATCAGGTCTGCAGGTGTATATAGCCATGCCATCCCCGGAATAAGTAACTGTGGATGTAGATGCACCTATTACAAGTAGTTCATTGCCCAGAGACTTGAAGGCTACACCCCATCCTTTGTTAGAATCTGCTCTTACCGGCACTGCTCCTAATTTCTTCCATGTTCTGCTCTTTTTCAAGTATACCTTCAACTGGTTTGATGAAGGCTCAAGGGAGTAAAGCTCATTGTTCACAACAGCAATGAGGGGTGGAGATTGGAAAGTAGCGATTGGTGTATCCTCCAACATGTCTGGGATCAGGTCCCATGCCTTTTTATCCTCATCATAGACTTCAGCACAAGTCAGAACATTTCCCTCCTCGTTCCGTCCTCCAAtcacataaaattttttatccatgAAACAACCAGAGCAAAGCTTTCTTCTTTGCCGCATCCTTGGAAGGTCTTCCCATGATTTAGTATCTGGATTATATTTCTCTGCGGAATTTAGAACATCAACACCAGTGCCGGTCACTCCACCAGCTACAAAAGCAAAGGCACCACAGGATGCAGACGCAAACAAACACCTAGGATTGATCATGGAAGGACCCTTATTCCAGCTGTTTGTTTCCAATTCATATCTCCAAACAACAACCCCCTCTATCTCCCTGCCTGAAATAATCAGATGGGTCCCTGCACAAAGGGATTCCTTATCTCCAAAAGAGAAACAACAGTCTGCTGGTAGATCTGGAAGTTTCCTGCGAGAACAGAATTGTCTATCAAATCCCCACCAACTTTTGTCCCCggttgcaaaaataaaaacagatgaTTCTCTAACACCAATTTCCCTCCTAATCTTAAAGAGCTCACCACTCTTTACAAGAGAGAGTATCCGCTTGTTCACGTTTGGAAACTTCCAGTACTCTGATCTTGGAACTCTTGCTAAAATCAGATTCTCTAGCTCATCACTAAGTTGGGGAGCGTAGGAGTAATCTGCATCCTGAGGTTTTACATTTGACGAACCAACTCTACCATTGCTGCAAGAGAAATTATAACACCTCGATCCTCCTCTACTAATTTCACAAACACCATTCTTTTTCATCGGGGGGCTATTAGAAGTAATCCAAGAGCTATTGCCAGAGTCCTCTGCCAGCATCCTTTTCTTACTAAGATCAGGATCATTTCTGCTCACATCCCCTATTCCATCTTCACTCCCCAACTCTTTTCCTTTGGACATGGATCAAAGACCTTTTCAAAGCCTGAAATTCTCTGTCATCGAAAGAACAGAACAAATAAGAAATGCCAGATTATCATCAACAATCAAAATACCAATATgcaaaattcataatatttgaaaaacataaagcaaacaattttgttttcaacAGCTAAACAGATGAGTGAATATGGATACACCTTGCTAAAAAACTAATCCCCTGAGAGTTTTCATACTATAGGAAATTATAAGATATACGTTAAAGATCTAGAAGCAGCAGTTTCTACCCAGgtgataaattaaatcaattaaccATTTCGAAGACACGAAACTAATCAAaagtaacaaaaagaaaatctcCCGACCCAAGAGATTAAAGAGGATATGAACCCAGAAACATGGCTTGGATTTAGATTCCAAAAATGGGTTAACGAGAATACCAACTACATAGACAAAGCAAACCCAGATGAAAACTTAACAGCTCTATGCCATGAATCAAACTTGATCAAGATTccattaatgaattaataagaACATGATTCAAATTCAAGCAAGAAACAGTGTACATATCCACCAACCTCAAACGATATATTGAAGTTCGAAATCAAAGAACACTTCTGTATCACCAGTTGATCAAAACAACAGAGTGAATCAAccccaacaacaaaaaaacaatttaacaagATGAGAGCTTTAACCAAATTAGCCAAAAGGAAGGAGAAAGTACAGTGAGATGGATTAGATTGGTATGTAATCCAAAAGTCAAAAGAACACAAAATGGATACACACCCAACAAAGCAAGGCCAAAAAAGTACCAAGAAACGTTCTTCAGacaaaacatatatacacacaaacAGAGAGAGGGAGGCGTACCAGTTAAGGTAATTCCTAGTCAAGTCAAGTCAAAGGAAGTGAAGTAAATGAAGGGAC
This genomic interval from Populus alba chromosome 1, ASM523922v2, whole genome shotgun sequence contains the following:
- the LOC118063375 gene encoding F-box/kelch-repeat protein At3g27150, giving the protein MSKGKELGSEDGIGDVSRNDPDLSKKRMLAEDSGNSSWITSNSPPMKKNGVCEISRGGSRCYNFSCSNGRVGSSNVKPQDADYSYAPQLSDELENLILARVPRSEYWKFPNVNKRILSLVKSGELFKIRREIGVRESSVFIFATGDKSWWGFDRQFCSRRKLPDLPADCCFSFGDKESLCAGTHLIISGREIEGVVVWRYELETNSWNKGPSMINPRCLFASASCGAFAFVAGGVTGTGVDVLNSAEKYNPDTKSWEDLPRMRQRRKLCSGCFMDKKFYVIGGRNEEGNVLTCAEVYDEDKKAWDLIPDMLEDTPIATFQSPPLIAVVNNELYSLEPSSNQLKVYLKKSRTWKKLGAVPVRADSNKGWGVAFKSLGNELLVIGASTSTVTYSGDGMAIYTCRPDSEAEELLWRPLECGKNRLSNFILNCSVMVA